The genomic window CCCTCCGACGTCTGCCATCCCTCGACCAGCACGAGCAGATCGCATCGGCGAAGCATCTCGATCCCGCCCCGCAGAAAGGCGTCTTCGGAAGCAACCCCGGACATGAACGCCGAATTGGTATGGGGGCAGATGACGGCATAGCCCAGTTCCCAGAGCCGGACCGAGACGCAGCGGGCGGCCTGGATGTTCTCCATGATCTCGTTGTGGGTGCGGCCCCTGTATCTTCCGGCGACATACGCGAGCTTCATCATTCGACCTCCGACACGGACGCGCCTTTGACCTTGCGGGCGGAAAACCGGGACGAAACCGATTGCTCGGCCAGGGACTCCAGTTCGGTCTGCAGCAGCCGGAACCTCGCGGCCGGCATGTCCTTTCGGATCGATTTCAAAACGGTTTCCAACTGCTTGTTGTCCACGGCGAGAAGACGCGAACGAAGGTCGCCTTCGGACAGGCCGATGTTTTCGGACAAAAAGACGATCGTCT from Myxococcales bacterium includes these protein-coding regions:
- a CDS encoding DUF4406 domain-containing protein, whose amino-acid sequence is MMKLAYVAGRYRGRTHNEIMENIQAARCVSVRLWELGYAVICPHTNSAFMSGVASEDAFLRGGIEMLRRCDLLVLVEGWQTSEG